The genomic interval GATCGAGGTAGGTCGAGACGGTCTTCCCGGTCACGCCCAAACCACGGGCAAGCTGCGAGGCATTGAAGAGCCCGCCTTGCGAATGCGCCAGCATGGTCCAGAATCTTTGCAAGGTCTCGGCAGGTATCCTTGGCCCGAATTGCGGGATGTCCCGCTCCAGATAGGTGCGGATGAAATTCCGCCGCCACAGCATGCTCTTGGGCTCGCTTGGGGCGAGAAAGCTGTCTGGAAATCCGCCGCGCAGCCAAAGGGCGTCACCTCTCTTTGAGCCAACCTCCAGAAGATTGAACGGCTGGAGCTCAAGGTAGGCGATCCTCCCGGCCAAGGATTCGCCCGACTGCCTCAAGAGGTCCATGGAGGCTGATCCCAAAAGCAGAAACCGGCCGACCTTCTTCCCGCGCCTGCGCCCTTTGTCGATCAGGCTCCGTAGCGGCTGGAAGAGATTGGGGAGGCGCTGCACCTCGCCGAGAATCACGAGCTTGTCTTCATGCCCCTCAAGGAACAGCTCCGCATCGGTCAACTTCGCCTTGTCCGCCTCAGATTCAAGATCAAGGTACATGGAGTCGATGTCACCAGCGACTTCAAGGGCGAGCGTGGTCTTGCCAGCTTGCCGTGGTCCGAGCAGGGCGACAGCCGGGAATGAATCCAGTAAATATAGCAACTTATCTGACAATATTCGACTTATCATGCGCGCATTTTAGGACTATTATTCAAAATTTTCAAGGATAAAATGAGTTTTTCAACATGCCGAGGCCCGAGAAACACAATGAGCAGCCTTTGGCCATGCACCTCGTTGCAGGCAGGCTGCCGAGACTGGCCAGCCGTCCAGAATCTGCATCACACGCTCCCCGGTCAGGCCCCAACTTTACCCGCCCAAAGGCTGACCATCTCTGGGCTCCGCGACGATTTCTATGTAGGAAATATGTAGGAACAGCATCCGACCCCATACGTAACCATCTGAAATCATGCACCCCATGCACAGCATGCACAGGGTCGCAGGGTGGTGCCGGAAGACAG from Alkalidesulfovibrio alkalitolerans DSM 16529 carries:
- a CDS encoding ATP-binding protein — translated: MSDKLLYLLDSFPAVALLGPRQAGKTTLALEVAGDIDSMYLDLESEADKAKLTDAELFLEGHEDKLVILGEVQRLPNLFQPLRSLIDKGRRRGKKVGRFLLLGSASMDLLRQSGESLAGRIAYLELQPFNLLEVGSKRGDALWLRGGFPDSFLAPSEPKSMLWRRNFIRTYLERDIPQFGPRIPAETLQRFWTMLAHSQGGLFNASQLARGLGVTGKTVSTYLDLLVDLLLVRRLPPMHRNVGKRLVKSPKVYVRDSGLVHALLGIGDMDSLLGHPVVGLSWEGFAIENLLSVVPEETRAGFYRTSAGAEIDLVLELPGGKLWAVEFKRGLAPRLEKGFHHAREDMQPERSFVVYAGQDRYKLAADVEAISLEGLMHELRGLS